A stretch of the Mycobacterium sp. ITM-2016-00317 genome encodes the following:
- a CDS encoding acyl-CoA desaturase: MAIADLAAYAHLSGDDIEALGQELDEIRRDVEASLGERDAAYIRNTIRFQRALEIIARVTVACSRSRTGWLAGTAALAVAKSVENMEIGHNVCHGQWDWMNDPEIHSTTWEWDMVAVSSQWRYSHNYRHHVMTNIVGVDDDLGFGIMRVSRDEPWQPVHLMQPLRNVLLAVIFEWGIALHGVHSERDRVLPDTVRLAEVRASLGRKIARQVVKDYVVFPAMSVTQWRRTLLANVVANLARNLWAYVVIFCGHFPDGAEKFAPSVIEQESKGEWYLRQILGAANFKAGRVLAFASGNLCYQIEHHLFPDLPSNHYAEIAVRVRAICDKYGLPYTTGSLVRQYFLTLRTIHKLALPDWLLTATSDDAPETASEKKFAGVPGSGSGLRAALRRNARRRRQAA, translated from the coding sequence TTGGCAATCGCCGATCTCGCTGCGTACGCACATCTCAGTGGAGACGACATCGAAGCCCTCGGGCAGGAGCTCGATGAGATCCGCCGCGATGTCGAGGCGTCGCTGGGGGAACGCGATGCGGCCTACATCCGGAACACGATCCGGTTCCAGCGTGCGCTCGAGATAATCGCGCGGGTGACGGTGGCCTGCAGTCGTTCCCGGACCGGCTGGCTGGCCGGCACCGCCGCGCTGGCCGTCGCCAAGAGCGTGGAGAACATGGAGATCGGGCACAACGTGTGCCACGGTCAGTGGGACTGGATGAACGATCCGGAGATCCACTCCACCACGTGGGAGTGGGACATGGTCGCGGTCTCCTCGCAGTGGAGGTACTCCCACAACTACCGCCACCATGTGATGACCAACATCGTGGGCGTCGACGACGATCTCGGGTTCGGCATCATGCGCGTCTCCCGGGACGAGCCGTGGCAGCCCGTCCACCTGATGCAGCCGCTGCGGAACGTGCTGCTGGCCGTGATCTTCGAGTGGGGTATCGCGCTGCACGGCGTGCACTCCGAGCGTGATCGCGTGCTGCCGGACACTGTTCGGCTGGCGGAGGTCAGAGCGTCGCTGGGGCGCAAGATCGCCCGGCAGGTGGTCAAAGACTATGTGGTCTTCCCGGCGATGAGCGTCACCCAGTGGCGCAGGACGCTACTGGCCAACGTGGTGGCCAACCTCGCGCGCAACCTGTGGGCCTACGTGGTGATCTTCTGCGGCCATTTCCCCGATGGAGCCGAGAAATTCGCACCGAGTGTCATCGAGCAGGAGTCCAAGGGCGAGTGGTATCTCCGGCAGATCCTCGGTGCCGCGAACTTCAAGGCGGGCCGCGTGCTGGCCTTCGCGAGCGGCAATCTCTGCTATCAGATCGAGCATCACCTGTTCCCTGATCTGCCGAGCAACCATTACGCCGAGATCGCGGTCCGGGTGCGGGCGATCTGCGACAAGTACGGCCTGCCGTACACCACCGGTTCACTTGTGCGCCAGTACTTTCTGACGCTGCGCACCATTCACAAGTTGGCGTTGCCCGACTGGCTCCTCACCGCCACGAGCGACGATGCACCAGAGACCGCGTCGGAGAAGAAATTCGCCGGTGTGCCCGGCTCAGGGAGCGGATTGCGCGCCGCGCTGCGCAGGAACGCCCGCCGGCGGCGGCAAGCCGCCTGA
- a CDS encoding glycosyltransferase: MTDVVAQPVFTHLLRMTDHRATFEHADLAEPRREHGYCTDDMARVLIVATREPHSTGELNGLAGKALMFLNDAQSHDGTCRNRLNVGGHWTDTPNTDDHWGRMVWGLGTAAAHSDVSMVRRLATIQFERAAQTRSPHPRAMAFAAIGAAELLAVTPGNAQAHRLLTDYAGSLGEPTGNPEWPWPEPRLTYANAVLAEAMIAAGVALDDAALRQRGLDLVEWLLTVETIDGHLSPTPVSGRGPGDAQPAFDQQPIEVASLADACARAAVIDPRALWPEAIASAAAWFAGDNDLGLPMWDPDTGGGYDGLHVDRVNLNQGAESTLAALSVMQQARRFSPVPQ, from the coding sequence ATGACCGACGTTGTGGCACAGCCCGTTTTCACCCATCTGCTGCGAATGACCGATCATCGCGCCACTTTCGAGCATGCCGACCTGGCCGAGCCGCGGCGCGAGCACGGCTACTGCACCGACGACATGGCCAGGGTGCTCATCGTCGCCACTCGGGAGCCCCACTCGACGGGTGAGCTGAACGGCCTGGCAGGCAAAGCCCTGATGTTCCTCAACGACGCCCAGTCCCACGACGGCACCTGCCGCAACCGGTTGAACGTCGGGGGTCACTGGACAGACACCCCGAACACCGACGACCACTGGGGTCGCATGGTCTGGGGTCTCGGCACCGCCGCCGCCCACAGCGACGTCAGCATGGTGCGCCGGCTGGCGACGATCCAGTTCGAACGAGCTGCCCAGACCAGGTCACCGCACCCGCGGGCGATGGCCTTCGCTGCGATCGGCGCCGCAGAGCTCCTCGCCGTCACCCCGGGGAATGCCCAGGCACACAGACTCCTGACCGACTACGCCGGTTCTCTCGGTGAGCCGACCGGCAATCCCGAATGGCCCTGGCCTGAACCGCGTCTCACCTATGCGAACGCTGTGCTGGCCGAGGCGATGATCGCCGCCGGGGTGGCTCTGGACGACGCGGCGTTGCGTCAACGCGGGCTCGACCTGGTGGAGTGGCTGCTGACCGTCGAGACGATCGACGGGCACCTCTCGCCCACCCCCGTCAGCGGGCGTGGACCGGGCGACGCACAGCCCGCGTTCGACCAGCAACCGATTGAGGTGGCCAGCCTCGCCGATGCGTGCGCGCGCGCCGCCGTCATCGATCCGCGCGCACTGTGGCCCGAGGCCATCGCCTCGGCTGCGGCGTGGTTTGCGGGTGACAACGACCTGGGCCTGCCGATGTGGGATCCCGACACCGGTGGTGGTTACGACGGATTGCACGTTGACCGGGTGAATCTGAACCAGGGCGCGGAATCGACCTTGGCCGCTTTGTCGGTGATGCAGCAGGCGCGGAGATTCTCGCCTGTCCCACAATGA
- a CDS encoding DUF6307 family protein — MASPQSFRTPYDRRVELVSHAIKDNSKLSGNAADELAVHVLRALNSIPEQMR, encoded by the coding sequence TTGGCTTCGCCACAATCATTCCGGACTCCCTACGACAGGCGTGTCGAGCTGGTCTCGCACGCCATCAAGGACAACTCCAAACTCAGCGGCAACGCGGCAGACGAACTGGCTGTGCATGTCCTGCGCGCGCTGAATTCGATACCGGAACAGATGCGTTGA
- a CDS encoding glycosyltransferase, which produces MNALSAFDSLYPPSGRTPSGKAKFGLLGAYPPTQGGLANYSASLSDALRARGSEVDVIRVADSAPSTGAGVVGELVNGSAGSAADCVEMLNQNDVVVVQHEHGLYGGAHGDDVLEIVEGLRVPTVTIAHSVLKNPAPHQRWVIERLAATTGQMVVMSEVARERLCSEYGVDRHKVVKIPHGAVLPKGPRAKRGSRPIILTFGMMGPGKGVERVIDAMASLQSVAGRPRYLVVGRTRPEVLARDGEAYREALIEQARRNGVADSVSFDDRYHDRASLAALLQSAAVIVLPYDSTDQVTSAALVDAVASGRPVVATAFPHAVEMLRDGAGILVPHDDPDAMASALRTVLTQPRLAGTMAAEARQLAPAMAWPVVADSYLQLAGRLLAARRARV; this is translated from the coding sequence TTGAACGCTCTGTCCGCCTTTGATTCTCTTTACCCGCCATCGGGGCGAACGCCGTCCGGCAAGGCCAAGTTCGGTCTCCTCGGCGCCTACCCTCCCACGCAGGGAGGGCTCGCGAACTACAGTGCGTCGCTGTCCGACGCGTTGCGCGCCCGCGGGTCCGAGGTCGACGTCATCCGGGTCGCCGACAGCGCGCCGTCGACCGGCGCCGGGGTGGTCGGTGAGCTGGTCAACGGCTCTGCCGGCTCGGCTGCCGACTGTGTGGAAATGCTCAACCAGAACGACGTCGTCGTGGTCCAGCACGAGCACGGACTCTATGGGGGCGCGCACGGCGACGACGTGCTCGAGATCGTCGAGGGGCTCCGCGTTCCTACGGTGACCATCGCCCACTCCGTTCTGAAAAACCCGGCACCACACCAGCGTTGGGTCATCGAGCGGCTGGCTGCCACCACCGGGCAGATGGTGGTGATGTCCGAGGTGGCACGCGAACGGCTGTGCAGTGAGTACGGCGTGGACCGCCACAAGGTCGTCAAGATCCCGCACGGCGCTGTTCTTCCCAAGGGGCCGAGGGCCAAGCGCGGCAGCAGGCCGATCATCCTGACGTTCGGCATGATGGGACCCGGGAAAGGCGTCGAGCGCGTCATCGATGCGATGGCCTCGCTGCAGAGCGTGGCCGGTCGCCCCCGGTATCTCGTGGTGGGCCGGACGCGTCCGGAGGTGCTGGCGCGCGACGGCGAGGCCTACCGCGAGGCGCTGATCGAGCAGGCCCGCCGCAACGGCGTCGCCGACTCGGTGTCCTTCGACGACCGCTACCACGACCGGGCATCGCTGGCAGCGCTGCTGCAATCCGCTGCGGTGATCGTGCTGCCCTACGACTCCACCGACCAGGTCACCTCCGCGGCCCTGGTCGATGCGGTCGCCAGTGGGCGACCGGTGGTCGCCACCGCGTTCCCGCACGCGGTGGAGATGCTGCGCGACGGTGCGGGCATCCTCGTTCCCCACGACGATCCCGACGCGATGGCATCCGCGCTGCGGACGGTGCTGACCCAGCCGCGACTGGCGGGGACGATGGCCGCGGAGGCGCGGCAACTGGCTCCGGCGATGGCATGGCCGGTGGTGGCCGACAGCTACCTGCAGTTGGCCGGCCGTCTGCTGGCGGCGCGCCGGGCCAGGGTCTGA
- a CDS encoding glycoside hydrolase family 130 protein, with protein MTSTRAELVTRSPQRVAADPRRVVTHLFVPGQEGFEHQESRAGLVLSRILALSDEDVQATLHDVLTRFADRHRDLEGTWRSHADELADRLDPHRELSDSRMLLLGATFTNEYAIEGAALCNPSIVAHPDQSGIAEGNLKFVMSVRGIGEGHRSTIGFRTGVVDAAGRATVDEPAPFASTGRIESTLLDAAFFRAELDRHDQAGEVADYVFDALGALFTRSDLDERLDRLGAHLSTRGHAEDTIATIRGIASRCYAVEFDSAGALSERVLWPAMEAEQAGMEDARFVRFVDDDGSFTYYATYTAYSGSHISQQLLETTDFQTFTSTPLVGPAAANKGLALFPRRINGRYAAMSRSDRETNTVAFADHLSVWPTASPCQQPIEAWETLQLGNCGPPIETDEGWLVLTHGVGPMRTYSIGAILLDLDDPTRMIGRLRRPLLTPSSDEQDGYVPNVVYSCGALVHAGTLVIPFGICDSAIGVATVPLADLLAELAEEPVSPQW; from the coding sequence ATGACGTCGACGCGCGCGGAACTGGTGACCCGTAGCCCGCAGCGGGTTGCGGCGGACCCCCGCCGAGTGGTCACGCATCTGTTCGTGCCCGGCCAGGAAGGCTTCGAGCACCAGGAGTCACGAGCCGGCCTGGTGCTGTCCAGGATCCTCGCGTTGAGCGACGAGGACGTCCAGGCGACGCTGCACGATGTGCTGACCCGGTTTGCGGACCGTCATCGCGACCTGGAGGGAACGTGGCGCAGCCATGCCGACGAGCTCGCCGACCGCCTGGATCCGCACCGTGAGCTCAGCGATTCGCGAATGTTATTGCTGGGCGCGACATTCACCAACGAATATGCGATCGAGGGCGCGGCGCTGTGCAATCCGAGCATCGTCGCTCACCCCGACCAGTCCGGCATCGCCGAGGGAAACCTGAAGTTCGTGATGAGCGTGCGCGGGATCGGGGAGGGCCACCGTTCCACCATCGGCTTCCGAACCGGTGTCGTCGACGCGGCGGGTCGCGCCACCGTCGACGAACCCGCTCCGTTCGCCTCCACCGGACGCATCGAGTCCACCCTGCTGGACGCGGCGTTCTTCCGGGCCGAGCTCGACCGCCACGACCAGGCAGGCGAGGTGGCAGATTACGTGTTCGACGCTCTCGGTGCACTGTTCACCAGATCCGATCTGGACGAGCGCCTCGACAGGCTGGGTGCCCACCTGAGCACCCGCGGACACGCCGAAGACACGATCGCGACGATCCGCGGTATCGCGTCCCGCTGCTACGCTGTCGAATTCGACAGTGCGGGCGCGCTTTCCGAACGGGTGCTGTGGCCGGCCATGGAAGCCGAGCAGGCCGGCATGGAGGACGCGCGCTTCGTCCGCTTCGTCGATGACGACGGCTCGTTCACCTACTACGCCACCTACACCGCCTACAGCGGATCGCACATCAGTCAGCAGCTGCTCGAGACCACGGATTTTCAGACGTTCACCTCCACGCCGCTGGTCGGGCCCGCCGCCGCCAACAAGGGCCTGGCGCTGTTCCCGCGAAGGATCAACGGGCGGTACGCCGCCATGTCACGGTCGGACCGCGAGACCAACACCGTCGCGTTCGCCGACCATCTGTCGGTCTGGCCTACGGCGTCGCCGTGTCAGCAGCCGATCGAGGCCTGGGAGACGTTGCAACTCGGAAACTGCGGGCCGCCCATCGAAACCGACGAGGGCTGGCTGGTACTGACCCATGGAGTCGGGCCGATGCGCACCTACAGCATCGGTGCCATCCTGCTCGACCTCGACGATCCGACGCGGATGATCGGTCGTCTGCGCCGGCCCTTGCTGACGCCTTCCAGTGACGAGCAGGACGGGTATGTGCCCAATGTCGTCTACTCGTGCGGTGCACTCGTCCACGCGGGGACTTTGGTGATCCCGTTCGGCATCTGTGACAGCGCCATCGGCGTCGCCACGGTACCGCTTGCCGACCTGTTGGCCGAGCTCGCCGAGGAGCCCGTGTCCCCGCAGTGGTAG
- a CDS encoding acyl-CoA desaturase, translating into MAITDIARYTHLSPEDIDGLGRELDLIRSDIEESLGTRDANYIRRTILFQRSLDVAARVLIAATRSKAAWAVGTAALGFAKSVENMEIGHNVSHGQWDWMNDPEIHSSTWEWDMVAVSSQWRSSHNYRHHVFTNVLGEDDDLGFGVMRVTSDQPWTKGHLLQPLQNLILALGFEWGIALHGIEGRTRPEKIAQMKTVVRKVARQGVKDYVLWPGLSLKRWRRTLRANAVANLLRNLWAYVVIFCGHFPDGTQKFLPEVLETETRAQWYLRQMLGTANFRAGRLLGFASGNLCYQIEHHLFPDLPSNRLAEIAARVRPLCEKYDLPYLTGSLAHQYASTLRTIHRLALPDRTAATA; encoded by the coding sequence ATGGCCATCACTGATATCGCCCGTTACACCCATCTGAGCCCCGAAGACATCGACGGTCTCGGGCGCGAACTCGATCTGATCCGCAGCGACATCGAGGAGTCGCTCGGAACCCGGGACGCCAACTACATCCGGCGCACCATCCTGTTCCAGCGCTCACTCGACGTCGCAGCCCGCGTGCTCATCGCTGCCACCCGGTCGAAGGCCGCCTGGGCCGTGGGCACCGCGGCGCTGGGCTTCGCGAAGAGTGTGGAGAACATGGAGATCGGCCACAACGTCAGCCACGGCCAGTGGGATTGGATGAACGACCCGGAGATCCACTCCAGCACCTGGGAGTGGGACATGGTTGCGGTCTCGTCCCAGTGGAGGTCGTCGCACAACTACCGCCACCATGTGTTCACCAATGTGCTGGGCGAAGACGACGACCTCGGCTTCGGCGTGATGCGGGTGACGTCTGACCAACCGTGGACCAAGGGGCACCTGCTGCAGCCGCTGCAGAACCTGATCCTGGCGCTGGGGTTCGAATGGGGCATCGCGCTGCACGGTATCGAGGGCCGCACCCGGCCCGAGAAGATCGCGCAGATGAAGACGGTGGTGCGTAAGGTCGCCCGCCAGGGCGTCAAAGATTATGTCCTGTGGCCGGGGCTGAGCCTCAAGCGCTGGCGCCGGACCCTGCGAGCGAACGCGGTCGCCAACCTGCTGCGCAACCTGTGGGCGTATGTGGTGATCTTCTGTGGGCACTTCCCCGATGGCACACAGAAGTTCCTGCCGGAGGTGCTGGAGACCGAGACCAGGGCCCAGTGGTATCTGCGGCAGATGCTGGGCACGGCCAACTTCAGGGCCGGTCGGCTGCTCGGGTTCGCCAGCGGCAACCTCTGCTACCAGATCGAACACCATCTGTTTCCGGACCTGCCGAGCAACCGCCTCGCCGAGATCGCCGCACGGGTGCGGCCGTTGTGCGAGAAGTACGACCTGCCCTACCTCACGGGTTCGCTGGCCCACCAGTACGCTTCGACGTTGCGGACCATCCACCGACTGGCACTGCCGGACCGGACCGCGGCCACGGCTTAG
- a CDS encoding GAF and ANTAR domain-containing protein: MADFDAQPGRATPSDLSATQREADEMDLRAGLTGVAGLVADARPVGQLLGDVAEFAAHAIPGVDGVSIALLQPELDGPQIQMFSATADFVAEIDGVQYEILHEGPCITAMRTGRAAVSGSLGSDDRWLHFGGRVARMGVHSALSLPLVVGETVVGAVNSYARARDAFGDHAVELGSRFAASASVSVYNAQLLAGARERTERLQRALGSRAVIDQAIGILRSRSGATAEEAFDRLKRLSQADNVKLVVVAEQLVNEAVRRARARNGR; encoded by the coding sequence ATGGCTGATTTCGACGCACAGCCCGGCCGGGCCACCCCGTCAGATCTGTCGGCTACGCAGCGCGAAGCCGACGAGATGGACCTGCGCGCGGGACTGACCGGCGTCGCGGGACTCGTCGCCGACGCCCGCCCCGTCGGGCAACTGCTGGGCGACGTCGCGGAGTTCGCCGCGCACGCCATTCCCGGCGTCGACGGCGTGAGCATCGCGTTGCTGCAGCCGGAACTCGATGGACCACAGATCCAGATGTTCTCGGCCACGGCGGACTTCGTCGCCGAGATCGACGGTGTCCAGTACGAAATCCTGCACGAGGGGCCCTGCATCACCGCGATGCGGACCGGCCGGGCCGCCGTCAGCGGCTCGCTCGGTAGTGACGACCGCTGGCTGCACTTCGGCGGCAGGGTGGCGCGCATGGGGGTGCACTCGGCGCTGTCGCTGCCCTTGGTCGTCGGCGAGACGGTGGTGGGCGCGGTCAACTCCTATGCCCGTGCCCGGGACGCGTTCGGTGACCACGCCGTGGAGTTGGGTTCGCGCTTCGCCGCGTCGGCCTCGGTGTCGGTGTACAACGCGCAACTGCTCGCAGGTGCGCGGGAGCGGACCGAACGGCTGCAACGGGCGTTGGGTAGCCGTGCGGTGATCGACCAGGCTATCGGGATTCTCCGCAGCCGCTCGGGGGCGACCGCGGAGGAGGCGTTCGACCGGCTCAAGCGGCTGAGCCAGGCCGACAACGTCAAACTCGTCGTCGTGGCCGAGCAGCTGGTGAACGAGGCCGTGCGCCGCGCCCGGGCCAGGAACGGCCGTTAA
- a CDS encoding GAF and ANTAR domain-containing protein, with translation MTENVRETQVLDAVVSFVDRLLLDFDVVDLLTELTERCAELLDVAAAGFLFADSFGKLNLMAATSEQARELELFQLQAHEGPCLDSYASGEPVSVADLQVASGRWPKFVPAALNGGFASVHAVPMRAAGETLGALGLFGATAGELTDGDRLIAQTLAHIACVTILQERAPTPTTIIPQLRNAFASRIVVEQAKGFLRELLDISVEDAFKVLRGYSRANGEHLTEVARRLMTDRHSRPVLVAAILAFAGEADG, from the coding sequence GTGACTGAGAACGTGCGAGAGACGCAGGTGCTGGACGCGGTGGTGTCCTTCGTGGATCGCCTGCTCCTCGACTTCGACGTGGTGGACCTGCTCACCGAGCTGACTGAACGCTGCGCCGAACTGCTCGATGTGGCGGCGGCGGGGTTTCTGTTCGCCGATTCGTTCGGCAAGCTCAACCTGATGGCGGCGACGTCCGAGCAGGCCCGGGAGCTGGAGTTGTTCCAGCTGCAGGCTCACGAGGGCCCGTGTCTGGATTCCTATGCCTCGGGTGAACCGGTTTCAGTGGCCGACCTGCAGGTTGCTTCCGGCCGGTGGCCGAAGTTCGTTCCCGCCGCGCTCAACGGTGGGTTCGCCTCGGTGCATGCGGTGCCGATGCGGGCGGCCGGCGAAACCCTGGGCGCCCTGGGCCTGTTCGGCGCGACTGCCGGCGAGCTCACCGACGGTGACCGGCTGATCGCCCAGACACTGGCTCACATCGCATGTGTCACGATCCTGCAGGAGCGGGCGCCGACACCGACGACGATAATTCCGCAGCTGCGCAACGCCTTCGCCAGCCGCATCGTGGTGGAGCAGGCGAAGGGCTTCCTGCGGGAACTCCTCGACATCTCCGTCGAGGATGCATTCAAAGTTCTGCGGGGTTACTCGCGGGCCAACGGCGAACACCTGACCGAGGTCGCGCGCCGGTTGATGACCGACCGCCATTCCCGCCCCGTGCTGGTCGCGGCAATCCTCGCCTTCGCCGGCGAGGCCGACGGTTAA
- a CDS encoding GAF and ANTAR domain-containing protein, giving the protein MNASIAEQLLEAVSGCRGVDAADRLCEACVTLLDVDAAAISLVFDGTNTGTLGSSGTRAREYDELQFTVGEGPCLDSVTNRSPVLVEDLGDTAGRRWPIYGPAMLDMQIRGISAMPVVVAGEYVGALDLFRAEPGPLTSAQLGGAAAAAELAGVPLLDLLDVDMQAAASDPGSSAWAELNALSRADVSQATGMLVAQLEVEPAEALVRLRAYAYSSGRAATDVARDILERTLKLEAG; this is encoded by the coding sequence TTGAACGCGTCGATCGCCGAGCAGTTACTCGAAGCCGTCAGCGGCTGCCGTGGAGTCGATGCGGCCGACCGGCTGTGTGAGGCGTGCGTGACGCTCCTCGACGTCGACGCGGCGGCCATCTCATTGGTGTTCGACGGCACCAACACCGGGACTCTCGGATCGAGCGGCACACGGGCCAGGGAGTACGACGAGTTGCAGTTCACCGTCGGGGAGGGGCCGTGCCTGGACTCGGTGACCAACCGGTCCCCGGTGCTGGTGGAGGATCTCGGTGACACCGCAGGCAGGCGCTGGCCGATCTACGGACCCGCGATGCTCGATATGCAGATCCGCGGCATCAGCGCCATGCCCGTCGTGGTGGCCGGCGAGTACGTCGGCGCGCTGGATCTGTTCCGGGCAGAACCCGGGCCCCTGACCTCGGCTCAACTGGGCGGCGCGGCCGCCGCCGCCGAGTTGGCCGGTGTTCCGCTACTGGATCTGCTCGACGTCGACATGCAGGCCGCGGCCAGCGACCCCGGTAGTAGCGCCTGGGCAGAGCTCAACGCGCTCTCCCGCGCCGACGTCAGCCAGGCCACCGGCATGCTCGTCGCCCAGCTGGAAGTGGAGCCGGCGGAGGCGCTGGTTCGGTTACGCGCCTACGCCTACTCGAGCGGCCGGGCGGCCACCGACGTCGCCCGCGACATTCTCGAGCGCACACTGAAGTTGGAGGCCGGCTGA
- a CDS encoding glycosyltransferase, whose amino-acid sequence MQSFSYVPRFGILSTYAPTVCGLATFSAALGAGLSARGVDVEVVRIADGPSSTANAVVAELVNGSAASVAAAAQALNRSDVAVVQHEYGIYGGPDGDEIVEVMKKLTVPSIVVAHTVLKDPTPHQLSVLNAVLELADQVVVMTEAARSRLRAGFTVDGRKVSIIPHGAALPTAVAAKRGGRPVILTWGLLGPGKGIERVIDAMPLLKDLPQRPRYLVAGRTHPKVLAAQGEEYREGLIARAQRLGVGDAVSFDSAYRTPAQLTELMQSASVVVLPYDSKDQVTSGVLVDSVASGRPIVATAFPHAVELLCSGAGTVVAHDDPDALATALRRTLTDPRAAGTMASEARGLAPAMAWPVVAKAYVGLAQRLVAARLAAA is encoded by the coding sequence ATGCAAAGTTTTTCCTACGTACCGAGATTCGGCATCCTGAGTACCTACGCGCCGACAGTCTGTGGGCTGGCAACCTTCAGCGCCGCGCTCGGCGCCGGTCTGTCCGCGCGCGGTGTCGACGTCGAGGTCGTGCGCATCGCGGACGGGCCCTCCTCAACAGCGAATGCCGTCGTGGCAGAGCTCGTCAACGGTTCGGCGGCCTCCGTCGCGGCCGCGGCACAGGCGCTCAACAGGAGCGATGTCGCCGTCGTCCAGCACGAGTACGGCATCTACGGCGGACCCGACGGTGACGAGATTGTCGAGGTCATGAAGAAGCTCACCGTCCCGTCGATCGTGGTCGCGCACACCGTCCTCAAAGATCCGACGCCGCACCAGCTCTCGGTGCTCAACGCGGTCCTCGAACTCGCCGATCAAGTGGTCGTGATGACCGAGGCGGCCCGCTCACGCCTGCGCGCCGGCTTCACCGTCGACGGCCGCAAGGTGAGCATCATCCCGCACGGCGCGGCGTTGCCCACGGCTGTCGCGGCGAAGCGGGGCGGCCGGCCGGTGATCCTGACCTGGGGTTTACTCGGCCCGGGCAAGGGCATCGAGCGCGTCATCGACGCCATGCCGTTGCTGAAGGATCTGCCGCAGCGGCCGCGGTATCTGGTCGCGGGCCGCACCCATCCGAAGGTGCTCGCCGCCCAGGGTGAGGAGTACCGCGAGGGCCTCATCGCCCGCGCGCAGCGTCTCGGGGTCGGCGACGCCGTGTCCTTCGACTCCGCGTATCGCACTCCGGCGCAGCTGACCGAACTCATGCAGTCCGCGTCGGTGGTGGTCCTGCCCTACGACTCCAAAGACCAGGTCACGTCCGGTGTGCTGGTGGACTCCGTCGCCAGCGGGCGACCCATCGTCGCCACCGCGTTCCCGCACGCCGTCGAACTGCTCTGCAGCGGCGCGGGCACTGTGGTGGCGCACGACGATCCCGACGCACTGGCGACAGCCCTGCGACGGACACTGACCGACCCGCGCGCCGCAGGCACCATGGCCTCCGAGGCGCGCGGACTGGCGCCGGCGATGGCCTGGCCCGTCGTGGCCAAGGCGTATGTCGGCCTGGCGCAACGCCTGGTCGCGGCACGGCTGGCCGCTGCATGA
- a CDS encoding DUF5994 family protein, producing the protein MAQHDRGAGFGQPHNGPQNTPRLRLKRKSPITGFVDGAWWPHSDDLAAELPDLLAVLSVRLGAVSRVTYKRSEWATAPRKLVVDDQLIRLDGYDRQPASTVGVVDSRGASIVLLVVPAHTDSDHAHAVLMAAAAPDDATTVDMLLTPAAH; encoded by the coding sequence ATGGCGCAACATGACAGGGGCGCCGGCTTCGGCCAGCCCCACAACGGACCCCAGAACACCCCGCGGCTACGACTCAAGCGGAAGTCCCCCATCACCGGATTCGTCGACGGAGCCTGGTGGCCGCACAGTGACGATCTCGCCGCGGAGCTGCCGGATCTGCTCGCGGTGCTGTCGGTCCGGCTCGGCGCCGTCTCCCGGGTGACCTACAAGCGCTCCGAGTGGGCGACCGCCCCGCGGAAGCTGGTCGTGGACGATCAGTTGATCAGGCTCGACGGCTACGACCGCCAGCCGGCCAGCACCGTCGGCGTCGTCGACTCGCGGGGAGCATCGATCGTGCTGCTCGTCGTTCCCGCGCACACCGACAGCGACCACGCGCATGCGGTGCTGATGGCCGCGGCCGCCCCCGACGACGCCACCACGGTGGACATGCTGCTCACGCCGGCAGCTCACTGA